A stretch of Lathyrus oleraceus cultivar Zhongwan6 chromosome 6, CAAS_Psat_ZW6_1.0, whole genome shotgun sequence DNA encodes these proteins:
- the LOC127092967 gene encoding uncharacterized protein LOC127092967, which yields MEFVYKIVDIAKRASNNNAVINVGLFSSFALLGVRSWNQQNTVEALEAEKESLTKSNKSIRKTLWDWKQQLYAEAATDSAPVPLERLQAIYGEAPPPQHSAFGDTASKDANLSAPTKMMI from the exons ATGGAGTTTGTTTACAAAATAGTTGACATAGCTAAGAGAGCTTCAAACAACAATGCAGTGATCAATGTTGGTTTGTTTTCGTCTTTTGCTTTATTGGGAGTGAGATCTTGGAATCAGCAGAATACCGTTGAAGCTTTAGAAGCTGAGAAAGAATCTCTAACCAAATCTAATAAGTCCATTAGAAAGACTCTATGGGATTGGAAACAGCAGCTTTATGCTGAAGCCGCAACTGATTCGGCCCCTGTTCCCCTTGAAAGACTCCAAGCCATCTATGGAGAAGCCCCGCCTCCTCAACATTCTGCATTTG GAGATACTGCGAGCAAAGATGCAAATTTATCTGCTCCAACCAAAATGATGATATGA